The following proteins come from a genomic window of Dreissena polymorpha isolate Duluth1 chromosome 1, UMN_Dpol_1.0, whole genome shotgun sequence:
- the LOC127839678 gene encoding uncharacterized oxidoreductase YrpG-like, whose protein sequence is MDYKFLGASGVRVSNICLGTMTFGQNTFAAIPTQADEDIAFQIMDRYAQLGGNFLDTANVYGQGASEKIVGKWLSGQVRKRFVLATKVRMQMDKTNENGIGLSRRHIVESCEESLERLQTHYIDLYQSHIWDNATPIEETLRTFDDLIRCGKIRYYGASNVCGWQMQKIVDRIDSMGLNKCVSLQQQYSLLCRQSEFEEFMVCENEGIGILPWSPLKGGVLSGKFKRDENLDPTSSRIGFISTDEGKAMQSAPAWSKYRDNDGFWNLMDAMKTVADNHGKTVAQVALRWVLQKPQVSSVIIGATSVRQLEDNCGASTGWSLTQEEMKKLDESSPRVNLYPYEMIWRMNGARYNDFNRSILFN, encoded by the exons ATGGATTATAAATTCCTTGGTGCTTCCGGGGTCCGGGTTTCAAATATATGCTTGGGCACGATGACTTTTGGACAAAACACG TTCGCTGCAATCCCCACTCAAGCGGATGAAGACATCGCGTTCCAGATCATGGACAGATACGCGCAGCTTGGTGGTAACTTCCTGGATACTGCCAACGTGTATGGCCAAGGTGCATCCGAGAAAATCGTAGGAAAATGGCTTTCAgg ACAGGTGCGTAAACGGTTTGTCTTAGCAACAAAAGTCCGGATGCAGATGGACAAGACCAACGAGAACGGTATCGGTCTTAGCAGACGACATATCGTAGAGAGCTGCGAGGAAAGTCTAGAGCGGCTGCAGACACACTACATAGACCTCTACCAG TCTCATATCTGGGACAACGCGACACCTATCGAAGAGACGCTGAGGACGTTTGATGACCTGATTCGTTGTGGAAAGATACGTTACTATGGAGCCAGTAACGTCTGTGGGTGGCAAATGCAGAAGATCGTGGATAGGATTGACAGCATGGGTCTCAACAAATGTGTATCTTTACAG caaCAGTACAGTCTTCTGTGTCGTCAGTCTGAATTTGAAGAGTTCATGGTGTGTGAGAACGAGGGCATTGGCATCTTACCATGGTCACCTCTTAAAGG AGGCGTTTTGTCTGGGAAGTTCAAGAGAGATGAGAATCTTGACCCTACAAGCAGTCGGATCGGGTTCATATCCACGGACGAGGGAAAGGCAATGCAGTCGGCGCCGGCCTGGAGCAAGTACCGGGACAATGATGGGTTCTGGAACCTTATGGACGCCATGAAGACAGTAGCAGATAATCATG GTAAAACGGTTGCACAAGTGGCGTTACGGTGGGTGCTACAAAAGCCACAAGTGTCATCGGTTATCATCGGAGCGACATCTGTCCGCCAACTCGAGGATAACTGCGGGGCGAGCACGGGATGGAGTCTGACGCAGGAAGAG ATGAAGAAACTTGACGAAAGCAGTCCCCGAGTGAACCTGTATCCGTATGAAATGATCTGGCGAATGAACGGCGCGAGATACAATGACTTCAATCGTTCGATTCTATTCAACTAA
- the LOC127839689 gene encoding 1-deoxyxylulose-5-phosphate synthase YajO-like: MDYKFLGASGVRVSNLCLGTMTFGQNTYHALPTQADEALAFQIMDRYAQLGGNFLDTANVYGQGASEKIVGKWLSGQVRKRFVVATKVRGQIDKSHENGVGLSRRHIVESCEESLERLQTHYIDLYQSHIWDNATPIEETLRTFDDLIRCGKIRYYGASNVCGWQMQKIVDRIDSMGLNKCVSLQQQYNLLCRQSEFEEFMVCENEGIGILPWSPLKGGVLSGKFKREETPDPTSSRIGFIHTDEGKAMQAMPAWSKLRDDDGFWNLMDVMKKAADNHGKTVAQVALRWLLQKPQVSSVIIGATSVRQLEDNMGASAGWSLTQEEMSQLDKSSPRVNLYPHEVTWRMNANRYNEFNRSNRLN; this comes from the exons ATGGATTATAAATTCCTTGGTGCATCCGGGGTCCGGGTTTCTAACTTGTGCCTCGGTACGATGACCTTTGGACAAAATACG TACCATGCCCTTCCCACTCAAGCGGATGAAGCCCTCGCGTTCCAGATCATGGACAGATACGCGCAGCTTGGTGGTAACTTCCTGGATACTGCCAACGTGTATGGCCAAGGTGCATCCGAGAAAATCGTAGGAAAATGGCTTTCGGG ACAGGTGCGCAAACGGTTTGTCGTAGCAACAAAAGTTAGGGGCCAGATCGACAAGAGCCACGAGAATGGCGTGGGTCTCAGCAGACGACACATCGTCGAGAGCTGCGAGGAAAGTCTTGAACGCCTGCAGACACACTACATAGACCTCTACCAG TCTCATATCTGGGACAACGCGACACCTATTGAAGAGACGCTGAGGACGTTTGATGACCTGATTCGTTGTGGAAAGATACGTTACTATGGAGCCAGTAATGTCTGTGGGTGGCAAATGCAGAAGATCGTGGATAGGATTGACAGCATGGGTCTCAACAAATGTGTATCTTTACAG CAACAGTATAATCTTCTGTGTCGACAATCTGAATTTGAAGAGTTCATGGTGTGCGAGAACGAGGGTATTGGCATCTTACCATGGTCGCCGCTCAAAGG GGGTGTTTTATCTGGGAAGTTCAAGAGAGAGGAAACCCCAGACCCTACAAGCAGTCGGATCGGTTTCATTCACACGGACGAGGGAAAGGCTATGCAAGCTATGCCAGCTTGGAGCAAGTTACGAGATGATGATGGATTCTGGAACCTTATGGACGTCATGAAGAAGGCAGCAGATAATCATG GTAAAACTGTTGCACAAGTGGCGCTGCGATGGTTGCTACAGAAACCACAAGTGTCATCTGTTATTATCGGCGCCACATCTGTCCGTCAGCTCGAGGATAACATGGGAGCGAGTGCGGGTTGGAGTCTCACACAGGAAGAG ATGAGCCAACTTGACAAAAGCAGTCCCCGAGTGAACCTGTATCCACATGAAGTGACCTGGAGAATGAATGCCAACAGATACAATGAGTTCAACCGATCAAATAGGCTAAACTAA